The following are from one region of the Heptranchias perlo isolate sHepPer1 chromosome 11, sHepPer1.hap1, whole genome shotgun sequence genome:
- the LOC137327525 gene encoding uncharacterized protein produces the protein ATVSSASTTPATAFSASTSPATVSSASTTPATTSSASTTPATISSARTTPATASSASTTPATASSASMTPATVSSASTTPATAFSASTTQATVSSASTTPATASSASTTPATVSSASTTPATVFSASTPSTPNASATTTTTTITTTITTPGKTPSTLSTNTPTTLPPSTAPNTTTPTSIPTITTPTTIPTPTTYTSTTPSSTTIDTNTTPTTTTTTPTTANTTPTTTTTTPTTANTTLTTTTTTPTTANTTPTTTTTTPTTANTTPTTTTTTPTTANTTPTTTTTTPTTANTTPTTTTTTPTTANTTPTTTT, from the coding sequence GCCACCGTCTCCTCGGCCAGCACGACTCCGGCCACTGCCTTCTCCGCCAGCACGTCTCCGGCCACCGTCTCCTCGGCCAGCACGACTCCGGCCACTACCTCATCCGCCAGCACGACTCCGGCCACCATCTCCTCGGCCAGAACGACTCCGGCCACTGCCTCATCCGCCAGCACGACTCCGGCCACTGCCTCATCCGCCAGCATGACTCCGGCCACCGTCTCCTCGGCCAGCACGACTCCGGCCACCGCCTTCTCCGCCAGCACGACTCAGGCCACCGTCTCCTCGGCCAGCACGACTCCGGCCACCGCCTCCTCGGCCAGCACGACTCCGGCCACCGTCTCCTCGGCCAGCACGACTCCGGCCACCGTTTTCTCAGCCAGTACACCAAGCACCCCAAATGCTTCTgccacaaccaccaccacaactATTACAACAACAATCACCACACCTGGTAAAACACCTTCCACACTTAGCACCAACACCCCAACCACACTGCCTCCCTCCACTGCACCTAATACCACAACACCTACCagtatccccaccatcaccacccccacaACGATACCTACCCCCACCACTTATACCAGCACCACTCCGAGCAGCACCACCATTGATACCAACACCACTCcgactaccaccaccaccacccctaccaccgccaacaccactccgactaccaccaccaccacccctaccaccgccaacaccactctgactaccaccaccaccactcctaccaccgccaacaccactccgactaccaccaccaccacccctaccaccgccaacaccactccgactaccaccaccaccacccctaccaccgccaacaccactccgactaccaccaccaccacccctaccaccgccaacaccactccgactaccaccaccaccacccctaccaccgccaacaccactccgactaccaccacc